In Eubalaena glacialis isolate mEubGla1 chromosome 3, mEubGla1.1.hap2.+ XY, whole genome shotgun sequence, the following are encoded in one genomic region:
- the SLC16A1 gene encoding monocarboxylate transporter 1, whose translation MPPAVGGPVGYTPPDGGWGWAVVVGAFISIGFSYAFPKSITVFFKEIEGIFNATTSEVSWISSIMLAVMYGGGPISSILVNKYGSRPIMIVGGCLSGCGLIAASFCNTVQELYLCVGVIGGLGLAFNLNPALTMIGKYFYKRRPLANGLAMAGSPVFLSTLAPLNQAFFGIYGWRGSFLILGGLLLNCCVAGALMRPIGPKPTTAAKYKSKESLQEAKKGASDANTDLIGENPKEEKRSIFQTLNKFLDLSLFKHRGFLLYLSGNVLMFFGLFTPLVFLSNYGKSQHYSSEKSAFLLSILAFVDMVARPSMGLVANTKWIRPRVQYFFAASVIANGVCHLAAPLSSSYIGFCVYAGFFGFAFGWLSSVLFETLMDLVGPQRFSSAVGLVTIVECCPVLLGPPLLGRLNDIYGDYKYTYWSCGIILIVAGIYLFIGMGINYRLLAKEQKAGQQQKKESKEEETSIDVAEKPKEVTDAAESLEPQGIEGGPKEEESPV comes from the exons ATGCCACCGGCAGTTGGAGGTCCAGTTGGATACACCCCCCCAGATGGAGGCTGGGGATGGGCAGTGGTAGTTGGAGCTTTCATTTCCATCGGCTTCTCCTATGCGTTTCCCAAATCTATTACTGTGTTCTTCAAAGAAATTGAAGGTATATTCAATGCCACCACCAGTGAAGTGTCATGGATATCTTCCATCATGTTGGCTGTCATGTATGGTGGAG GTCCTATCAGCAGTATCCTGGTGAATAAATATGGCAGTCGTCCAATCATGATTGTTGGCGGTTGCTTGTCAGGCTGTGGCTTGATCGCAGCTTCCTTCTGTAACACTGTGCAGGAACTTTACTTGTGTGTCGGAGTCATTGGAG GTCTTGGGCTTGCCTTCAACTTGAATCCAGCTTTAACCATGATTGGCAAGTATTTCTACAAGAGGCGACCGTTGGCAAATGGACTGGCCATGGCAGGCAGCCCTGTGTTCCTCTCTACCCTGGCCCCCCTCAATCAGGCTTTCTTTGGTATCTATGGCTGGAGAGGAAGCTTCCTAATTCTTGGGGGCTTACTATTAAACTGCTGTGTGGCTGGAGCTCTGATGAGACCAATAGGGCCCAAGCCAACCACTGCAGCGAAATATAAGTCTAAAGAATCCCTTCAGGAAGCAAAAAAGGGGGCAAGTGATGCAAATACAGATCTCATTGGAGAGAATccgaaagaagagaaaagatcaATCTTCCAAACGCTTAATAAATTCCTGGACTTATCCCTGTTCAAGCACAGAGGCTTTTTACTCTACCTGTCTGGAAATGTGCTCATGTTTTTTGGACTATTTACACCTTTGGTCTTTCTTAGTAATTATGGCAAGAGTCAGCATTACTCTAGTGAGAAGtctgccttccttctttccattctgGCTTTTGTTGACATGGTAGCCAGACCTTCTATGGGACTTGTAGCCAACACAAAGTGGATAAGACCTCGAGTTCAGTATTTTTTTGCTGCTTCTGTTATTGCAAATGGAGTTTGCCATCTGGCAGCACCTTTGTCCTCTAGCTATATAGGATTCTGTGTCTATGCGGGATTCTTCGGATTTGCATTTGGGTGGCTCAGCTCAGTATTGTTTGAAACGCTGATGGACCTTGTTGGACCCCAGAGGTTCTCCAGTGCTGTGGGATTGGTGACCATTGTGGAATGCTGTCCTGTCCTGCTGGGGCCACCACTTTTAG GTCGTCTCAATGACATATATGGAGACTACAAATACACATACTGGTCATGTGGCATAATCCTTATTGTCGCAGGCATCTATCTTTTCATCGGCATGGGCATCAATTACCGACTTCTTGCAAAAGAACAGAAAGCTGGGCAGCAGCAGAAAAAGGAAAGTAAAGAGGAGGAGACCAGTATAGATGTTGCTGAGAAGCCAAAAGAAGTTACCGATGCAGCAGAATCTCTGGAGCCTCAAGGCATAGAAGGAGGCCCCAAAGAGGAGGAGAGTCCAGTTTGA